In a single window of the Streptomyces sp. NBC_00353 genome:
- the fmt gene encoding methionyl-tRNA formyltransferase: MKLVFAGTPEVAVPALDALISAGRHEVAAVVTRPDAPAGRGRRLVASPVAERAEEAGIEVLKPARPRDEDFLARLREIAPDCCPVVAYGALLPKTALDIPARGWVNLHFSLLPAWRGAAPVQHAVMAGDEVTGASTFLIEEGLDSGPVYGVLTEEVRPTDTSGDLLTRLAFAGAGLLAATMDGIEDGTLHAVPQPEEGVTLAPKITVEDAQVQWSAPALRVDRVVRGCTPAPGAWTLFRGERLKLIQAVPVLDRADLAPGELSASKNNVYVGTGSHAVELLWVQPQGKKPMRAADWARGVRIAPGELIGV, encoded by the coding sequence AGTGGCCGCCGTCGTCACCCGCCCCGACGCTCCCGCCGGACGCGGCCGTCGACTGGTCGCCAGCCCCGTCGCGGAGCGCGCCGAGGAAGCCGGGATCGAGGTGCTGAAGCCCGCCCGGCCTCGCGACGAGGACTTCCTCGCGCGGCTGCGGGAGATCGCCCCGGACTGCTGCCCGGTCGTCGCCTACGGGGCGCTGCTGCCCAAGACCGCGCTCGACATTCCTGCCCGCGGCTGGGTCAATCTGCACTTCTCGCTGCTCCCGGCCTGGCGCGGCGCGGCCCCCGTGCAGCACGCGGTGATGGCCGGGGACGAGGTCACCGGTGCCTCGACCTTCCTGATCGAGGAGGGACTCGACTCCGGACCGGTGTACGGCGTGCTCACCGAGGAGGTACGGCCCACCGACACCAGCGGCGATCTGCTCACCCGGCTCGCCTTTGCCGGCGCCGGGCTGCTCGCCGCGACCATGGACGGTATCGAGGACGGCACCCTGCACGCCGTGCCGCAGCCGGAGGAGGGCGTCACCCTCGCACCGAAGATCACCGTCGAGGACGCCCAGGTGCAGTGGTCGGCGCCCGCGCTGCGGGTCGACCGGGTGGTGCGCGGCTGCACCCCCGCCCCCGGGGCATGGACGCTCTTCCGGGGGGAACGCCTCAAGCTGATCCAGGCCGTGCCCGTCCTGGACCGCGCCGACCTGGCGCCCGGCGAGCTGTCCGCGTCCAAGAACAATGTGTACGTCGGCACCGGATCGCACGCCGTCGAGCTGCTCTGGGTCCAGCCGCAGGGCAAGAAGCCGATGCGGGCCGCGGACTGGGCGCGCGGGGTGCGGATCGCCCCGGGGGAGCTGATCGGGGTCTGA